A genomic region of Papaver somniferum cultivar HN1 chromosome 7, ASM357369v1, whole genome shotgun sequence contains the following coding sequences:
- the LOC113298364 gene encoding protein SHOOT GRAVITROPISM 5-like: MLGNSNSSSSTVPPTEEFTCSENGSNSKRKRRPAGTPDPDAEVVSLSPKTLLESDRYVCEICNQGFQRDQNLQMHRRRHKVPWKLLKRETPEVKKRVFVCPEPSCLHHDPCHALGDLVGIKKHFRRKHSNHKQWVCEKCSKGYAVQSDYKAHLKTCGTRGHSCDCGRVFSRVESFIEHQDACNAGRIRSNLQTLQQPSACLSRTASSPSPSSDTNYSTAHPWTDLRITNQAENIFLCPDGSSTPSPSDIHHHHNLELQLLPSSNPLMSTLDTSVSLHSDENNVTQLQLSIGSCDTNQKQESNLLANSSKNGPGNVPGRDTMISIEEPAIAASKMKEQAREQLKLAMAEKGFAEEARQQAKRQIELAEQEFTNAKRIRQQAQAELDKAQILKEHATKQINSTILQITCHSCKQQFQATVATSSAPPDENSLVVSYMSSAITEGEGENENHTRSNNNNTTKGKIS; the protein is encoded by the exons ATGTTAGGTAACAgcaattcatcatcatcaactgtTCCTCCCACTGAGGAGTTTACTTGTTCAGAAAATGGAAGTAacagtaaaagaaaaagaagaccgGCAGGAACACCAg aCCCTGATGCAGAAGTGGTATCATTATCACCAAAGACATTATTAGAATCAGATAGATATGTGTGTGAGATCTGTAATCAAGGGTTTCAAAGAGACCAGAATCTACAGATGCATAGAAGAAGGCATAAAGTTCCATGGAAATTACTCAAGAGAGAAACGCCAGAAGTTAAGAAAAGAGTATTTGTTTGTCCGGAACCGAGTTGTTTACATCACGATCCTTGTCATGCACTTGGAGATCTTGTTGGTATCAAGAAACATTTCAGAAGAAAACATAGCAATCATAAACAGTGGGTTTGTGAAAAATGTTCCAAAGGTTATGCCGTTCAATCTGATTACAAAGCTCACCTTAAAACATGTGGTACTAGAGGTCATTCTTGTGATTGCGGCCGTGTATTCTCCAG AGTTGAGAGCTTTATCGAACACCAAGATGCTTGCAATGCGGGGCGTATTCGTTCCAATTTACAAACACTTCAACAACCATCTGCTTGTTTATCTAGAACCGCATCCAGTCCTAGTCCTTCAAGTGACACCAATTATAGCACAGCTCATCCATGGACAGATTTAAGGATCACAAACCAAGCCGAAAACATCTTTTTATGCCCAGATGGAAGTAGTACTCCATCCCCAAGTGATATTCACCATCATCATAACCTTGAGCTTCAGCTTTTACCCTCTTCAAACCCTCTCATGAGTACCTTAGATACTTCTGTTTCCCTACATTCAGATGAAAATAATGTAACGCAGCTCCAACTTTCAATAGGTTCCTGTGACACCAATCAAAAACAAGAATCAAATCTGCTTGCAAATTCTAGTAAAAATGGACCGGGCAATGTCCCGGGGAGGGATACAATGATCAGTATCGAGGAACCTGCTATTGCAGCATCGAAGATGAAAGAACAAGCAAGAGAACAACTAAAACTTGCTATGGCTGAGAAAGGATTTGCAGAAGAAGCTAGACAACAAGCAAAGAGACAGATTGAATTAGCTGAACAAGAATTCACTAATGCAAAAAGGATTAGACAACAGGCTCAAGCTGAACTTGATAAAGCTCAAATTCTAAAAGAACATGCAACAAAACAAATCAACTCAACAATTCTACAGATCACTTGTCATTCTTGTAAACAACAATTTCAAGCAACAGTAGCTACGTCTTCGGCTCCGCCTGATGAGAATTCTCTTGTAGTGAGTTACATGTCTTCCGCTATAACAGAAGGTGAAGGGGAGAATGAAAATCATACTCgatctaataataataatacaactaaAGGGAAGATCTCTTAA